Proteins encoded in a region of the Triticum dicoccoides isolate Atlit2015 ecotype Zavitan chromosome 3A, WEW_v2.0, whole genome shotgun sequence genome:
- the LOC119272401 gene encoding uncharacterized protein LOC119272401, translated as MAEREGAVVKKGHEEGLKLAASLLEEFGLPLGLLPLADVIEVGFVRATGYMWIAQQKKVEHRFKIVSKQVSYDVEITGYVKPKCIKKLKGVKAKELMLWPPVNEITVDDPPTGKIVFRSLAGVTKTFPVEAFAAGQ; from the coding sequence ATGGCGGAGAGGGAGGGAGCGGTGGTGAAGAAGGGGCATGAGGAGGGCCTGAAGCTGGCGGCGTCGCTGCTGGAGGAGTTCGGGCTGCCCCTGGGCCTGCTGCCGCTGGCGGACGTGATCGAGGTCGGCTTCGTGCGGGCCACCGGCTACATGTGGATCGCGCAGCAGAAGAAGGTGGAGCACCGCTTCAAGATAGTGAGCAAGCAGGTGAGCTATGACGTGGAGATCACCGGCTACGTCAAGCCCAAGTGCATCAAGAAGCTCAAGGGCGTCAAGGCCAAGGAGCTCATGCTGTGGCCGCCGGTCAACGAGATCACCGTCGACGACCCGCCCACCGGCAAGATCGTCTTCAGGAGCCTCGCCGGCGTCACCAAGACCTTCCCCGTCGAGGCCTTCGCCGCCGGCCAGTAG